A genomic region of Erythrobacter sp. SCSIO 43205 contains the following coding sequences:
- the secA gene encoding preprotein translocase subunit SecA produces MFNTIVKSVFGSSNDRYVKKIRKVVDQINALEPMIEGLSDEALKAQTNKFREQLESGSTLNDILPEAFATVREASKRVFGMRHFDVQMIGGIVLQRGEIAEMRTGEGKTLMATLACYLNALDGKGVHVVTVNDYLARRDAEWMGQLYNWLGLSVGVIVPNMMEADKREAYNADITYGTNNEFGFDYLRDNMKHEKSQMVQRPFNYAIVDEVDSILIDEARTPLIISGPTEDKSDLYVKLDEVAKEIPEEWYEKDEKTKNIQLNEEGLDKVEAILIEKGLLETDNLYDVENTQIVHHLDQALKAVHMFKRDDHYIVKDDKVVIIDEFTGRMMEGRRWSNGLHQAVEAKEGVKIEPENQTLASITFQNYFRMYPKLAGMTGTAATEAAEFWDIYKVNVVEIPTNLPVARIDEEDEFYKNTMDKFAAIAKAIKEKNEIGQPILVGTVSIEKSELLSQFLDKEGVAHEVLNARQHEREAHIVAQAGRIGAVTIATNMAGRGTDIQLGGNVDFRIEDELGHMEEGPEKDAAIAKIREEVAAEKARVLEAGGLFVLGTERHESRRIDNQLRGRSGRQGDPGLSRFYLCLEDDLLRIFGPDTLFAKMMNSNLEDGEAIGSKWLSKAIETAQKKVEGRNYDQRKNVVQYDDVMNDQRKVIYEQRGEIQESETVDDVVLDMRYDTLSSIIYSNCPRGTYPEQWNVEGLKEKIEEVFGLTPPIDEWLEEDEVEQEIIEERIKLQADALMEEKIAKNDPAIWRMVEKQVLLERLDYHWKEHLATLDALRQVIWMRSVAQKNPINEYKQEAFGLFESMLDNLREDVTKLLIKSEIRMAPPPEALPELPDFLTSHIDPLTGEDNSNDGDGSELRGDMIGSLAPSTTAHAGTGGAIKENPYAHLNLSRNALCPCGSGKKYKHCHGAAGIPAAAATV; encoded by the coding sequence ATGTTCAACACAATCGTAAAATCTGTCTTCGGTTCATCCAACGACCGCTACGTCAAGAAAATCCGCAAGGTGGTCGACCAGATCAACGCACTTGAACCCATGATCGAAGGGCTATCCGATGAAGCCCTGAAAGCGCAAACGAACAAGTTCCGCGAGCAGTTGGAATCAGGTTCGACCCTGAATGACATCCTGCCCGAAGCCTTTGCCACAGTGCGCGAAGCATCAAAGCGCGTGTTTGGTATGCGTCACTTCGATGTGCAGATGATCGGCGGTATTGTCCTGCAACGCGGCGAAATCGCCGAGATGCGCACGGGTGAGGGCAAGACGCTGATGGCGACGCTCGCGTGTTACCTCAATGCGCTTGACGGCAAGGGCGTGCACGTTGTGACCGTTAACGACTATCTGGCGCGCCGCGACGCGGAGTGGATGGGACAGCTTTACAACTGGCTGGGTCTGAGCGTTGGCGTGATTGTCCCCAATATGATGGAGGCGGACAAGCGCGAGGCGTACAACGCCGACATCACTTACGGTACGAACAACGAATTCGGCTTTGATTACCTGCGCGACAATATGAAGCACGAAAAGTCGCAAATGGTGCAGCGGCCTTTCAACTACGCGATTGTTGATGAGGTTGACTCGATCCTGATCGACGAGGCGCGTACGCCGCTCATCATTTCTGGCCCGACCGAGGACAAATCCGATCTTTACGTCAAGCTCGACGAGGTCGCCAAAGAGATACCCGAAGAGTGGTATGAGAAGGATGAGAAGACCAAGAATATCCAGCTGAACGAAGAGGGTTTGGATAAGGTTGAAGCGATTTTGATCGAAAAGGGGTTGCTCGAAACTGACAACCTTTATGACGTTGAGAACACGCAGATTGTCCACCATCTCGATCAGGCTTTGAAAGCCGTTCATATGTTCAAGCGCGATGATCACTACATCGTAAAGGACGACAAGGTTGTCATCATCGACGAGTTTACCGGACGGATGATGGAAGGGCGACGCTGGTCCAACGGCCTGCATCAGGCGGTTGAGGCCAAGGAAGGCGTGAAGATCGAGCCTGAGAACCAGACGCTCGCATCAATCACGTTCCAGAACTACTTCCGGATGTATCCAAAACTTGCAGGCATGACCGGTACGGCGGCCACGGAAGCTGCTGAATTCTGGGACATTTACAAAGTCAATGTGGTTGAAATCCCGACCAACCTTCCCGTCGCGCGGATTGATGAGGAAGACGAGTTCTATAAGAACACGATGGATAAATTCGCCGCGATTGCCAAAGCGATCAAGGAGAAGAACGAGATTGGACAGCCCATCCTTGTGGGTACGGTGTCGATTGAGAAATCCGAGTTGCTCAGCCAGTTCCTCGACAAAGAGGGGGTCGCTCACGAAGTCCTCAACGCACGCCAGCACGAGCGCGAGGCGCATATTGTGGCGCAGGCGGGCCGCATCGGCGCGGTGACTATCGCGACCAATATGGCAGGACGCGGCACCGATATTCAACTTGGCGGTAACGTCGACTTCCGCATCGAAGATGAGCTTGGCCATATGGAAGAGGGCCCTGAAAAGGACGCAGCCATCGCCAAAATCCGCGAGGAAGTGGCTGCGGAAAAAGCCCGCGTTTTGGAAGCTGGCGGGCTGTTCGTTCTCGGCACAGAACGCCACGAAAGTAGGCGGATCGACAATCAGCTTCGCGGGCGTTCAGGGCGTCAGGGTGATCCGGGCCTTTCGCGCTTCTACCTGTGTCTTGAAGACGACCTTTTGCGCATCTTTGGACCCGATACTCTGTTTGCCAAGATGATGAACTCCAACCTTGAAGATGGCGAGGCGATTGGTTCCAAGTGGCTCTCCAAAGCCATTGAAACCGCTCAGAAAAAGGTTGAGGGCCGCAATTACGATCAGCGTAAGAACGTCGTCCAATACGACGATGTCATGAACGACCAGCGTAAGGTCATCTATGAACAGCGCGGGGAAATTCAGGAATCCGAAACGGTCGATGATGTCGTTCTCGATATGCGTTACGACACGCTTTCTTCGATCATCTATTCAAACTGCCCTCGCGGCACTTACCCAGAGCAATGGAATGTCGAGGGGCTTAAAGAGAAGATCGAAGAAGTCTTCGGGCTTACTCCGCCAATCGACGAGTGGCTTGAGGAAGATGAGGTTGAGCAGGAAATCATCGAAGAGCGCATTAAGCTGCAAGCCGATGCTCTTATGGAAGAGAAGATCGCCAAGAACGATCCTGCCATTTGGCGTATGGTTGAAAAGCAAGTTCTGCTTGAGCGCCTGGACTACCACTGGAAAGAACACCTCGCGACTCTCGATGCCCTGCGTCAGGTGATCTGGATGCGCTCGGTCGCGCAGAAAAACCCGATCAACGAGTACAAGCAGGAGGCATTTGGCCTGTTTGAATCGATGCTCGATAACTTGCGCGAAGATGTGACCAAGCTGTTGATCAAGTCTGAAATCCGTATGGCTCCGCCGCCAGAGGCGCTGCCGGAACTGCCTGACTTCCTCACCAGCCACATCGACCCGCTGACGGGTGAGGATAACTCGAACGATGGTGATGGTTCTGAATTGCGCGGCGATATGATCGGCTCGCTCGCGCCGTCAACCACTGCGCACGCAGGGACCGGGGGAGCGATTAAAGAAAACCCCTATGCGCACCTGAACCTGTCGCGCAATGCGCTGTGCCCGTGTGGGTCGGGCAAGAAGTACAAGCACTGTCACGGTGCGGCAGGAATTCCGGCGGCGGCTGCAACCGTCTAA
- a CDS encoding sulfite exporter TauE/SafE family protein has protein sequence MIALLILGFFLTALLYASVGFGGGSTYSALLALAGTDHRILPLISLACNIVVVAGSSWRFARAGVTPWKGALVLTALAAPAAFVGGLIPIDRASFLLLLGASLVLTALTMLIPVSEVKGEGAPTGFAKAMPFAAAPIGFLAGLVGIGGGIFLAPLLHLTRWRGAREIAATASLFILVNSAFGLAGQLAKNGPAMFAGAMAEALPLLLAVVIGGQIGSLMALRVLPVRWIRWLTAALVFIVGVRLLAG, from the coding sequence ATAATCGCTCTGCTGATTCTGGGATTTTTCCTCACCGCGCTGCTTTACGCGAGCGTGGGGTTTGGCGGGGGTTCGACCTATTCGGCGCTGCTGGCGTTAGCGGGGACAGACCACCGCATCCTTCCGCTGATCAGCCTCGCGTGCAATATCGTGGTGGTGGCGGGTTCTTCATGGAGGTTTGCGCGCGCCGGTGTGACCCCGTGGAAGGGCGCACTGGTCCTCACTGCTCTGGCGGCTCCTGCGGCGTTTGTTGGCGGGCTTATCCCGATAGACCGCGCAAGCTTCCTGCTGCTACTGGGCGCAAGCCTGGTGCTCACTGCGCTGACCATGCTGATCCCGGTGTCTGAGGTCAAAGGCGAGGGCGCACCCACTGGGTTTGCCAAAGCGATGCCCTTTGCCGCTGCCCCCATCGGTTTCCTCGCAGGGCTGGTGGGCATCGGCGGAGGGATATTCCTTGCACCCTTGCTGCACCTCACCCGCTGGCGCGGAGCCCGAGAAATCGCTGCAACTGCAAGCCTGTTTATCCTCGTAAACTCGGCCTTCGGTCTAGCGGGTCAGCTTGCAAAGAACGGTCCAGCGATGTTCGCAGGCGCGATGGCCGAGGCCTTGCCATTGCTCTTGGCTGTGGTGATAGGCGGTCAGATCGGCAGCCTGATGGCATTGCGCGTGTTGCCAGTGCGCTGGATCAGATGGCTGACGGCGGCGCTGGTGTTCATTGTGGGCGTGCGTTTGTTGGCTGGTTGA
- a CDS encoding NAD kinase — protein MDETNGTAKASHGEELAGRFEKIALVASEAERAQEALARLLEQRDWVPLEQADAVVVLGGDGYMLHTLHRMIDMRRIVPAYGMNRGTVGFLMNRYDARANVMRRLDKARGKTISPLRVTAVTQDGEMHKLCAINELSLLRETRQTAKIEVTVGSRVRIEELVGDGILVSTPAGSTAYNLSANGPILPLDSQMLALTPISPFRPRRWRGAILPDEMRITLRVLEPKKRPVAAVADQKELRDIAEVIVEIDHANELELLFDPGQSLAERIVSEQFAVD, from the coding sequence ATGGATGAAACTAACGGCACAGCGAAGGCGTCGCACGGCGAGGAATTGGCAGGCAGGTTTGAGAAAATCGCTCTCGTCGCCTCTGAGGCCGAGCGCGCGCAAGAGGCGCTTGCCCGCCTTTTAGAGCAACGCGACTGGGTGCCATTGGAGCAAGCCGATGCCGTCGTTGTTCTGGGCGGCGATGGCTATATGCTTCACACCCTTCATCGAATGATTGATATGCGCCGGATTGTGCCTGCTTACGGCATGAACAGAGGTACGGTTGGCTTCTTGATGAACCGATACGATGCCCGCGCAAACGTCATGCGCCGCCTCGATAAAGCGCGCGGCAAGACCATCTCCCCCTTGCGTGTGACCGCTGTCACTCAGGATGGAGAGATGCATAAGCTGTGCGCCATTAACGAGCTCTCGCTGCTTCGTGAAACGCGCCAAACCGCAAAAATCGAAGTCACGGTCGGAAGCCGCGTCCGGATTGAAGAATTGGTGGGCGACGGCATCCTTGTGTCGACCCCGGCAGGCTCCACCGCTTACAACCTGTCCGCCAATGGTCCGATCCTGCCCTTGGATAGCCAGATGCTCGCCCTTACCCCGATAAGCCCATTTCGCCCCCGGCGTTGGCGTGGTGCGATCCTGCCCGATGAAATGCGCATCACCTTGCGCGTGCTTGAACCTAAAAAGCGCCCCGTTGCAGCGGTCGCTGACCAAAAGGAATTGCGCGACATCGCAGAGGTGATCGTCGAAATCGATCACGCGAACGAACTTGAGCTTTTGTTCGACCCCGGCCAGTCCTTAGCCGAGAGGATAGTGTCAGAGCAATTTGCGGTCGATTAA
- a CDS encoding EAL domain-containing protein: protein MADAKTSKNAHGKGGPAVPFSLRGPVAGEFPGVKPGALDADLLRALDRREIEVLFQPQFSCASGALVGAEALARWQHPTLGEIGARDLFAIAERAALVAPLSRHVVARALEDAGRWPKELTVSLNITPEELGDPRFAADFASVIAKSTIEPERLMLEITEDVLLRNLEQAASALRALRKLGFRTALDDFGAGFCNFRYLRELPLDALKLDKNMVDDVPGDAKALAVLRAIIQLGKALDLSIYAEGIEDDVQRAAITSEGCDYWQGFLRAQPMKSAEVLTLAATARGRGHG from the coding sequence ATGGCAGATGCAAAGACCTCCAAAAATGCACACGGCAAAGGCGGACCTGCTGTGCCGTTCTCGCTGAGGGGGCCGGTAGCGGGCGAATTTCCAGGGGTGAAGCCCGGCGCGCTCGATGCTGATTTGCTGCGCGCGCTTGATCGGCGTGAGATTGAGGTCCTTTTCCAGCCTCAGTTTTCATGTGCGAGCGGTGCACTGGTCGGGGCAGAGGCTCTGGCGCGTTGGCAGCATCCAACCCTAGGCGAGATTGGCGCGCGGGATTTGTTTGCGATCGCCGAACGCGCGGCATTGGTCGCGCCTTTGTCGCGTCATGTCGTCGCGCGCGCTTTGGAGGATGCTGGGCGTTGGCCGAAAGAGTTGACCGTCTCGCTTAACATCACGCCTGAAGAATTGGGCGACCCGCGCTTTGCCGCCGATTTTGCAAGCGTGATCGCGAAAAGCACGATTGAGCCTGAGCGACTGATGCTTGAGATCACGGAGGACGTGCTGCTGCGCAATCTGGAGCAGGCGGCCTCGGCTTTGCGGGCTTTGAGGAAGCTCGGCTTCCGCACTGCACTTGATGATTTCGGCGCCGGGTTCTGCAATTTCCGGTATTTGCGCGAGCTTCCGCTGGACGCGCTTAAGCTCGATAAGAATATGGTCGATGATGTGCCGGGCGATGCGAAGGCGCTCGCCGTACTGCGCGCGATCATCCAGCTTGGTAAGGCTCTCGATCTTTCGATCTATGCGGAGGGGATTGAGGACGACGTCCAGCGTGCCGCAATCACTTCGGAGGGGTGTGATTATTGGCAGGGCTTCCTACGAGCACAGCCGATGAAGAGTGCCGAAGTGCTCACGCTCGCTGCGACTGCGCGGGGCCGGGGACACGGTTAA
- the mfd gene encoding transcription-repair coupling factor, which produces MPDLSRILSANCSLTLSSLPRGAQPLVMADLARAAKQRAVFIAPDDAAMRSVAEAARFFAPEIEVLEFPAWDCLPYDRASPALSVSAARLSALFRIQRPSSSSQLVVTTANAVLQRVLTPFRIRESVREFKVGTTIGHDSLAALLTRQGYSRTDTVIDHGEFAVRGSIVDIFPSSLDEGLRLDFFGDELESLRLFDPSTQRSTGRLQDHLLLPASEALIDDESIKRFRSRYRELFGANATQDPLYEAVSDGRRLAGMEHWLPLFEEKLATLFDHLGKDDVVVIDQGALGAADERLKDIADYHDQRQRIASETSGSYRPLGKDALYLAENEFKDALASVNAHRATVFTQEEGSSTLDFGFKAARDFTPERARGDNIYEAAAKHFTSVTKAGKKALFAAYSTGSRARIASILEEAGAPSVVAESWQEAQGLAAKGKIAAMVLPLDTGFSSDDLELLTEQDVLGDRLVRRKKKRKDSDAFLAELQALTKGDLVVHVEHGIGKYMGLEPVPVGKSQHDCVQLEYKGGDKLFIPVENIDVLSRYGSSEDAVMLDRLGGEAWQKRRAKLKERITAIAGELMKVAAERALKKAPVFEVEEASYNQFLDRFPWEETEDQDAAIADVLRDLESGKPMDRLVCGDVGFGKTEVALRAAFVAAMNGQQVAVVAPTTLLARQHYQNFKERFAGFPLNVGRLSRLVSTKEMTETRERLASGDIDIIVGTHAILSKSTEFKNLGLVIVDEEQRFGVTHKEKLKQLRADVHMLTLTATPIPRTLQMAMTGLRELSTIQTPPVDRLAVRTYVMEWDDMVMREALLREHHRGGQSFIVVPRISDMADVEEWLRENVPEVKSISAHGQMGAGEIEERMSAFYEGKYEVLLSTTIVESGLDLPSANTIIIHRADRFGLAQLYQLRGRVGRSKLRAYAYLTYEKDVQLSEIAEKRLKVLSDLDSLGAGFQLASHDLDIRGAGNLLGDEQSGHIREVGFELYQSMLEDAILAAKAGEMGLEKAQDAFSPQITVDAPIMIPEDYVPDLAVRMALYRRLNQAQDKAEIESLAAEMIDRFGDLPAPTQNLVKLIEIKHQAIEANIAKIDVGVRGTLVTFHKDDFPDGPGLVAYVDRLNQGNAETAKLRPDMKLVINRAWGSPESRLNGLFQLTKGLSGIVRKHKRKKAA; this is translated from the coding sequence ATGCCTGACCTCTCCCGCATCCTATCTGCCAATTGCTCGCTGACCCTGTCCTCGCTTCCCAGAGGCGCGCAGCCCTTGGTGATGGCCGACCTCGCCAGAGCCGCCAAGCAGCGCGCCGTTTTCATTGCACCCGACGATGCAGCAATGCGTTCGGTGGCGGAGGCTGCGCGCTTTTTCGCGCCAGAGATCGAGGTACTAGAATTTCCTGCATGGGATTGCCTCCCATACGACAGAGCATCGCCAGCATTGTCGGTAAGCGCTGCACGTTTGTCGGCATTGTTCCGGATACAGCGTCCGTCAAGTTCATCGCAATTGGTCGTCACGACAGCTAACGCGGTTTTGCAACGCGTGCTCACGCCATTCCGAATTCGTGAAAGCGTGCGCGAATTCAAAGTCGGCACAACCATTGGCCACGACAGTCTGGCCGCGCTCCTGACACGGCAGGGATATTCGCGCACCGACACGGTAATTGACCACGGTGAATTTGCGGTTCGCGGCTCGATTGTCGATATTTTCCCCTCTTCTCTTGATGAAGGTCTGCGGCTCGATTTCTTCGGTGATGAGTTGGAAAGCTTGCGCCTGTTCGATCCGTCGACCCAGCGCTCGACCGGGCGCTTGCAGGATCACCTGCTGCTCCCCGCATCTGAGGCGCTGATTGATGATGAAAGCATCAAACGCTTCCGGTCGCGCTATCGCGAATTGTTTGGGGCCAACGCCACGCAGGACCCGCTTTATGAAGCGGTAAGCGACGGCCGGCGGCTGGCCGGGATGGAGCATTGGCTGCCGCTGTTCGAAGAGAAGCTTGCCACGCTCTTCGACCATCTTGGCAAAGATGACGTGGTGGTGATCGACCAAGGCGCATTGGGCGCAGCGGATGAGCGCCTCAAAGATATCGCCGACTATCATGATCAACGCCAACGCATCGCAAGCGAGACATCAGGCAGTTACCGCCCGCTGGGTAAAGATGCGCTCTATCTGGCTGAGAACGAATTCAAGGACGCCCTCGCCTCTGTCAACGCGCATAGAGCCACGGTATTTACGCAGGAAGAAGGGTCATCCACACTCGACTTCGGCTTTAAAGCAGCCCGCGATTTCACCCCTGAACGCGCACGCGGTGACAACATTTATGAAGCCGCGGCCAAGCATTTCACTTCGGTAACGAAGGCAGGAAAGAAAGCTCTTTTCGCCGCCTATTCCACCGGCAGCCGTGCGCGGATTGCTTCCATCCTTGAAGAAGCGGGCGCTCCATCGGTTGTCGCAGAAAGCTGGCAGGAAGCGCAGGGCCTCGCCGCCAAAGGCAAGATCGCGGCAATGGTTTTGCCGCTCGACACCGGCTTTTCGAGCGACGATCTTGAACTCTTGACCGAGCAGGATGTGCTCGGCGACCGGCTTGTCCGCCGCAAGAAGAAGCGCAAGGATTCTGACGCGTTTCTGGCTGAGCTTCAGGCGCTAACAAAGGGCGACCTTGTCGTTCACGTTGAACACGGCATCGGCAAATATATGGGCCTTGAGCCTGTGCCGGTTGGGAAAAGCCAGCACGACTGCGTTCAGCTCGAATATAAGGGTGGAGACAAGCTCTTCATCCCGGTTGAGAACATCGACGTTCTCAGCCGTTATGGCTCTTCCGAAGACGCAGTCATGCTCGATCGCCTTGGTGGCGAAGCATGGCAGAAACGCCGCGCAAAACTCAAAGAACGCATTACCGCCATTGCCGGCGAATTGATGAAAGTCGCCGCCGAACGCGCGCTTAAAAAAGCGCCCGTCTTCGAAGTCGAAGAAGCTTCATACAACCAGTTCCTCGACCGTTTCCCATGGGAAGAAACCGAAGATCAGGACGCAGCCATCGCGGATGTGTTGCGCGACCTTGAAAGCGGCAAACCGATGGACCGTCTCGTGTGCGGCGACGTTGGCTTTGGCAAAACCGAAGTCGCTTTGCGCGCAGCTTTCGTTGCCGCGATGAACGGGCAACAAGTTGCGGTCGTCGCGCCCACCACCCTTCTTGCGCGCCAGCACTATCAGAACTTCAAAGAACGCTTTGCGGGCTTCCCTTTGAATGTCGGACGGCTTTCTCGCCTAGTTTCGACAAAGGAAATGACCGAAACGCGCGAGCGTTTGGCGAGCGGTGACATTGATATTATCGTTGGCACGCACGCGATCCTCTCCAAATCGACCGAGTTCAAGAATTTGGGCCTCGTTATCGTCGATGAGGAACAGAGATTTGGCGTAACGCACAAAGAGAAGCTGAAGCAACTGCGCGCCGATGTGCATATGCTGACGCTGACCGCGACGCCTATCCCGCGCACACTCCAAATGGCGATGACGGGACTGCGCGAGCTTTCGACCATTCAAACCCCGCCGGTCGACCGTCTTGCGGTGCGGACCTATGTGATGGAGTGGGACGATATGGTGATGCGCGAGGCACTGCTTCGTGAACACCATCGCGGCGGGCAAAGCTTTATCGTGGTGCCTCGCATTTCCGACATGGCTGATGTTGAAGAATGGCTTCGTGAGAATGTGCCAGAGGTTAAATCAATTTCCGCCCACGGCCAAATGGGCGCTGGCGAAATTGAAGAGCGGATGAGCGCGTTTTACGAAGGCAAATATGAGGTGCTGCTCTCTACGACCATCGTTGAAAGCGGACTCGACCTGCCATCGGCCAACACCATCATCATCCACCGCGCGGACAGATTTGGCCTCGCACAGCTGTACCAATTGAGGGGCCGCGTAGGCCGATCAAAGCTGCGCGCCTATGCCTATCTCACCTATGAGAAGGATGTGCAGCTTTCCGAGATTGCAGAGAAACGGCTCAAGGTTCTTTCCGACCTCGATTCTCTTGGCGCAGGCTTCCAGCTTGCTTCTCACGACCTCGACATTCGCGGGGCAGGCAACCTCCTCGGAGACGAGCAATCCGGCCACATCCGCGAGGTCGGCTTTGAACTCTATCAATCGATGCTCGAAGACGCGATTCTCGCGGCCAAAGCTGGCGAGATGGGCCTTGAGAAAGCTCAAGATGCCTTCTCACCGCAGATCACAGTGGATGCGCCGATCATGATCCCGGAGGATTACGTGCCAGACTTGGCGGTCCGCATGGCGCTCTACCGCCGTCTCAACCAGGCGCAGGATAAGGCCGAGATTGAAAGCCTTGCCGCTGAAATGATCGACCGCTTTGGCGATCTGCCTGCGCCCACGCAAAACCTCGTCAAGCTGATCGAGATCAAGCACCAAGCGATTGAGGCGAATATCGCCAAGATTGATGTTGGCGTGCGCGGGACACTCGTCACCTTCCACAAGGACGATTTCCCCGATGGACCTGGGCTTGTCGCTTATGTCGACCGCCTCAATCAAGGCAACGCTGAAACCGCGAAGCTGCGCCCGGATATGAAGCTTGTCATCAATCGGGCATGGGGCAGCCCTGAAAGTCGTCTCAACGGCCTATTCCAACTCACGAAGGGGCTGAGCGGGATTGTACGCAAGCACAAGCGGAAAAAAGCGGCCTAA
- a CDS encoding succinate dehydrogenase assembly factor 2, producing the protein MSDMPTLKTRKARAKFRAWHRGTREADYMIGGYFDRYHEEWGEEEMDWFEDLLAEDDVDVMAWGLKTQAVPERFQGEMIEKMQRLDYVDIPS; encoded by the coding sequence ATGTCCGATATGCCCACATTAAAAACCCGCAAAGCTCGCGCCAAATTCCGTGCCTGGCACAGAGGCACGCGCGAAGCTGACTATATGATCGGCGGCTATTTTGATCGCTACCACGAAGAATGGGGCGAAGAAGAGATGGACTGGTTTGAGGATCTGCTTGCCGAAGACGATGTCGATGTCATGGCGTGGGGCCTCAAAACGCAAGCCGTGCCAGAACGGTTTCAAGGCGAGATGATCGAGAAGATGCAGCGCCTCGACTACGTCGACATTCCAAGCTAA